In one Chitinophaga sancti genomic region, the following are encoded:
- a CDS encoding sensor histidine kinase: protein MINLKQLYRNRLFNIGLHIAVWTCFLFFPFFIYRIRIQHPWFFAREIVDNLFLIGVFYLNFYFLIPRFFTVKKIAYYLSFVLLSLIFVIVQQAVSEYVFWKVYAKEDMALHQPGPEPRMPPPMYPYYHERPNGGVDFRERPPLAFDDGAVDGKIPTFVDYILFPEILRKTVFAALLMLFMSGFIKIAQEWFKSEQQREALKLENLNAELKFLKSQINPHFLFNCLNTIYSLAHKHSVQTEHAIIKLSTIMRYMIYESNEDKVQLQQELQYLEDYIDIQRLRLPEDIVVEYAVQGSPAGLRIEPMLLVPFVENAFKHGISYAEPSFIAIAVAIERNQVRLVVENAVFKQRVAEKGGIGLQNVKKRLDLLYTEDHELEITEAENQFIVDLKIELKNDQVYSGG from the coding sequence ATGATAAATTTAAAACAACTCTATAGGAACCGACTGTTCAATATTGGTTTGCATATTGCAGTATGGACCTGTTTCCTGTTCTTTCCCTTTTTTATCTATAGGATCAGGATTCAGCATCCATGGTTTTTCGCACGCGAAATTGTGGATAACCTCTTCCTGATAGGTGTATTTTACCTCAATTTCTACTTTCTCATTCCCCGCTTTTTTACGGTTAAAAAGATTGCGTACTACCTGTCTTTTGTGTTATTGTCACTCATTTTCGTGATTGTACAGCAGGCAGTATCCGAATATGTATTCTGGAAAGTGTATGCGAAAGAGGACATGGCGTTGCATCAGCCGGGGCCGGAGCCACGAATGCCCCCGCCTATGTACCCTTATTATCATGAGCGCCCGAACGGCGGGGTAGATTTCAGGGAGAGACCTCCCCTGGCCTTCGACGATGGGGCTGTAGATGGAAAGATCCCAACCTTTGTAGACTATATTTTGTTCCCGGAAATACTGCGGAAAACGGTTTTTGCTGCCCTGCTCATGCTTTTTATGAGTGGATTTATCAAGATTGCCCAGGAATGGTTTAAGTCTGAACAGCAGCGTGAAGCCCTTAAACTGGAGAATTTAAACGCTGAATTAAAATTTTTAAAGTCTCAGATTAATCCTCACTTCCTTTTTAACTGTCTAAACACTATCTACTCACTGGCGCATAAACATTCCGTACAAACCGAGCATGCTATTATTAAGCTCTCGACCATCATGCGGTACATGATTTATGAGTCCAATGAGGACAAGGTACAGCTACAACAGGAACTGCAATATCTGGAAGATTATATTGATATTCAGAGACTTAGGCTACCTGAGGATATCGTCGTGGAATATGCAGTACAGGGCAGTCCGGCAGGATTGCGTATTGAACCCATGCTCCTGGTGCCATTTGTAGAGAACGCATTTAAGCACGGCATCAGCTATGCTGAGCCTTCTTTCATTGCTATTGCGGTAGCAATTGAAAGGAACCAGGTACGACTGGTGGTAGAAAATGCCGTTTTCAAGCAGCGGGTCGCCGAAAAAGGGGGCATCGGTTTACAAAACGTGAAAAAGAGACTGGATTTGCTTTATACTGAAGACCACGAGCTTGAAATAACAGAAGCTGAAAACCAATTTATTGTTGATCTTAAAATCGAGCTGAAAAATGATCAGGTGTATAGCGGTGGATGA
- a CDS encoding LytR/AlgR family response regulator transcription factor, with protein sequence MIRCIAVDDEPLALEIITDFAKKVPFLQLVATFENAAEALRFLQEERVDLLFLDIKMPDITGIQFMKSLKYPPMVVFTTAYGEYALEGFDLEVVDYLLKPVPFERFLRAATKALELQTMSQQKNNDNNNNHVNDYIFIKTEYKIIKINLEDILFIEALKDYTKIYTPFQPVLTLRSLKSFETRLPSDKFIRVHRSYVVSLNKINSVEKNTVMIANQSIPISDGYREKFYDVINRNS encoded by the coding sequence ATGATCAGGTGTATAGCGGTGGATGATGAACCACTGGCATTGGAAATTATAACAGACTTTGCGAAGAAAGTACCTTTTCTTCAGCTGGTGGCTACATTTGAAAATGCTGCTGAGGCATTACGCTTTTTACAGGAGGAGCGGGTAGATCTGTTATTCCTGGATATTAAAATGCCTGACATTACGGGTATCCAGTTTATGAAGTCGCTGAAATACCCGCCTATGGTGGTATTCACGACTGCATACGGGGAATATGCGCTGGAAGGTTTTGACCTGGAAGTAGTGGATTACCTGCTAAAGCCGGTACCATTTGAACGCTTCCTGAGAGCTGCCACCAAGGCGCTGGAGCTGCAGACCATGTCGCAGCAGAAGAATAATGACAACAATAACAACCATGTGAACGATTATATCTTCATTAAGACAGAGTATAAGATCATCAAGATCAACCTGGAGGATATTCTCTTCATAGAAGCCCTGAAAGATTATACGAAGATCTATACACCTTTTCAGCCGGTACTGACTTTGCGTAGTTTAAAGTCGTTTGAGACAAGATTGCCTTCGGACAAGTTTATCCGGGTACACCGCTCTTATGTGGTGTCTTTAAATAAGATTAATTCTGTGGAGAAGAATACGGTGATGATTGCGAATCAGAGTATCCCGATCAGTGATGGGTATAGGGAGAAGTTTTATGATGTGATCAACAGAAACAGCTAA
- a CDS encoding cysteine desulfurase family protein, which produces MKRIYFDNAATTPLDQDVLDVMLPFMTEKFGNPSSIYSYGRESRLAVENARKSVAKILNAHPGEIFFTSGGTESSNTAISAAIHNLGCRHIISSEIEHHATLHSVEHLHVRDNIKLSNVKLLSNGHVDMNHLRELLSTSKERCLVTLMHANNEIGNLLDLHAVGNLCKEFDAIFHSDTVQTVGHYPFDLRNTPVHFINGSGHKFHGPKGVGILYINENVKISPYIHGGSQERNMRAGTENLYGIVGFAKALELVTAHQAEHEHYINGLRMYMAEKLKAEIPGVSFNGDLYGRSLYTVLNVGFPKTEKSEMLLFNLDINGICASGGSACTSGADAGSHVIRAISSNPNMIAVRFSFSKYNTKEEVDLVVAKLKEII; this is translated from the coding sequence TTGAAAAGAATATATTTTGACAACGCAGCGACCACGCCGCTTGACCAGGATGTGCTGGATGTGATGCTGCCTTTCATGACGGAAAAGTTTGGAAATCCTTCTTCCATCTATTCCTATGGCCGTGAGTCACGCCTGGCCGTAGAAAACGCGCGCAAGTCAGTAGCCAAAATACTGAATGCCCATCCGGGAGAGATCTTCTTTACTTCAGGCGGCACGGAATCCAGTAATACCGCCATCAGCGCAGCCATCCATAACCTCGGCTGCCGGCACATCATCAGTTCTGAAATAGAACACCACGCTACCCTCCACTCTGTAGAGCACCTGCATGTTCGCGACAATATAAAGCTGAGTAATGTAAAACTGCTCTCCAATGGACATGTAGATATGAACCACCTCCGGGAACTGCTCTCCACCTCCAAAGAACGCTGCCTGGTCACCCTAATGCATGCTAACAATGAGATCGGTAACCTGTTGGATCTGCATGCTGTGGGTAACCTCTGCAAGGAGTTTGATGCTATCTTCCATTCTGATACTGTGCAGACAGTAGGGCACTACCCTTTTGACCTGCGTAATACCCCTGTGCACTTTATCAACGGTTCCGGCCATAAGTTCCACGGACCTAAAGGCGTAGGTATTCTTTATATCAATGAGAATGTGAAGATCAGCCCTTACATTCATGGCGGTTCACAGGAAAGGAATATGAGAGCGGGCACAGAAAACCTGTATGGCATCGTCGGCTTTGCCAAAGCATTGGAACTGGTGACCGCCCATCAGGCAGAACATGAGCACTACATCAATGGTCTCCGTATGTATATGGCAGAAAAGCTGAAAGCGGAGATCCCGGGTGTAAGTTTCAATGGCGATCTGTATGGTCGTAGCCTGTATACTGTGCTGAACGTAGGTTTCCCTAAAACAGAGAAGAGCGAGATGCTGCTGTTCAACCTGGATATTAATGGGATCTGCGCCTCCGGTGGCAGCGCCTGTACATCCGGTGCAGATGCCGGTTCCCATGTGATCCGTGCCATTAGCAGCAACCCGAATATGATTGCAGTGAGGTTCTCTTTTAGCAAATACAATACGAAAGAGGAAGTGGACCTGGTGGTCGCAAAACTGAAAGAAATCATCTAA
- the glmM gene encoding phosphoglucosamine mutase, with translation MALIKSISGIRGTIGGKPGEGLSPLDVVKFTAAFGTWLTQQSDNKKVVIGRDGRISGEMVKQLVVATLNGLGLDVVDLDLSTTPTVEIAVKQENAAGGIILTASHNPKEWNALKLLNSDGEFISGEDGAVVLDLAAREDFTFADVNKLGSYERNDSYMQKHIDLVLNYPLVDVAAIKARNFKVVVDAVNSTGAIFIPALLKALGVEDVTVMFGEVNGRFSHNPEPLPENLTALSNEVNKSHADLGIAVDPDVDRLCFVCEDGSMFGEEYTLVAVADYILKHRKGNTVSNLSSTQALKDVTLKAGGEYHPSAVGEVNVVRKMKEVNAVIGGEGNGGIIVPDLHYGRDALIGIGLFLSHVAQTKKNLKAIRNSYPDYFISKNKIELDKGVDVKTIFEKIKGKYKNQPVNTEDGLKIEFEKDWVHLRTSNTEPIIRIYSESQNETTADNIAKRIMQDIREFMH, from the coding sequence GTGGCACTGATCAAATCGATTTCTGGTATTCGCGGAACTATCGGAGGAAAACCCGGCGAAGGGCTTTCTCCTCTTGATGTAGTAAAATTTACTGCAGCATTCGGGACCTGGCTCACACAACAATCCGACAACAAAAAAGTAGTTATTGGCCGTGACGGACGTATCTCCGGCGAAATGGTCAAACAACTGGTTGTTGCCACCCTGAATGGATTAGGATTGGACGTGGTAGACCTCGACCTTTCCACTACCCCTACAGTAGAAATTGCGGTAAAACAGGAAAATGCTGCCGGTGGTATCATCCTGACTGCCAGCCATAATCCAAAGGAATGGAACGCCCTGAAGCTGCTGAACAGCGATGGCGAATTCATTTCCGGCGAGGATGGCGCAGTCGTACTGGACCTCGCAGCCCGCGAAGACTTTACCTTTGCTGATGTCAACAAGCTGGGAAGTTATGAAAGGAACGATTCCTATATGCAAAAGCATATAGATCTGGTCCTGAATTACCCGCTCGTAGACGTTGCGGCTATAAAAGCACGCAACTTTAAAGTAGTGGTGGATGCGGTAAATTCTACTGGTGCTATCTTCATCCCGGCTTTACTAAAGGCCCTGGGCGTGGAGGATGTAACAGTAATGTTTGGTGAAGTGAATGGCCGGTTCAGTCACAACCCGGAACCTTTGCCGGAGAACCTGACTGCGCTGAGCAACGAAGTAAACAAGTCACATGCTGATCTGGGTATCGCCGTAGATCCGGACGTAGATCGTCTTTGTTTTGTTTGCGAAGATGGCAGCATGTTCGGTGAAGAGTATACCCTGGTAGCGGTTGCTGACTATATACTGAAACACAGGAAAGGTAACACCGTTTCTAACCTGTCTTCTACCCAGGCACTGAAAGATGTAACCCTGAAAGCCGGTGGTGAATATCACCCGTCTGCTGTAGGAGAGGTGAATGTGGTAAGGAAGATGAAAGAGGTGAACGCGGTGATCGGCGGTGAAGGTAACGGTGGTATCATCGTTCCGGACCTGCACTATGGTCGCGATGCACTGATCGGTATTGGTTTGTTCCTGAGCCATGTGGCACAGACTAAGAAGAACCTGAAGGCTATCAGAAATAGTTATCCTGATTACTTCATCTCAAAGAATAAGATTGAGCTGGATAAAGGTGTGGATGTAAAAACCATCTTTGAAAAGATCAAAGGTAAGTATAAGAACCAGCCGGTTAATACTGAAGATGGTCTGAAGATCGAATTTGAGAAGGACTGGGTACACCTGAGAACTTCTAATACGGAGCCGATTATCAGGATTTATTCTGAAAGCCAGAATGAAACCACTGCTGATAATATCGCAAAAAGGATCATGCAGGATATCAGGGAATTTATGCATTAA
- a CDS encoding LTA synthase family protein → MKSFWKNIPKYIRYVIVQAIFLYLFTLLFRLIFYFFFFKSTIQDSGTIAKAWNFGLRFDLRLTLYVMTPLLIIALIWRNGFFTKNWIRRLVFSYLFIVYFILVWVYIFDLGHYAYLKLRIEPSVMRFLSDGERGDNATMLWETYPIVRVVIAVGLFMWLMGRQFKGLYRRLSKEPAVYLKAGTYTSWTASIVLLFAAGIYGNVAYFPLRWSQAMFSRDNGITSLGLNPILYYVSNLSVQADTFDEQKTKELYPTIVDYLGIDHPDVNTLNFERQIPGSDEKKKMNVVLVMLESTGACITSMYGNPMQATPNMKALADSGILFKHFYVPAISTARTVYGVTTGVPDVTVTQTASRHPRMVDQRVIMDQFTGYEKYYFLGGNTNWANVRAVFTNNVAGVKVYEEGMYSAPKADVWGIADYDLVNEADKLFKNANDRKKPFIAFLQLADNHPPYTTTSGGGGFKKVTEQDIDMAKFKDAGFVSIDQFNALRYEDYNVGHLIDQARKNGYLDNTIFIMFGDHNCNLNPYHFMPVPEYELGSGGVHATCFIYAPGAVQPGVINYPVSLVDVYPTMAKLVGMPVKNYTMGRDMLDSTIRTRYTLSVYSKNLMTHMAIIGDQYQYEINMKTGDPALYDLKAKDPLKNVVKELPDTAKGLDRLAKAMYESTRYLMFNNKKINAK, encoded by the coding sequence ATGAAATCATTTTGGAAGAATATACCTAAGTATATTCGGTATGTGATTGTTCAGGCCATATTCCTCTACCTATTCACCCTGCTGTTTCGGTTGATTTTTTATTTCTTTTTCTTTAAATCAACGATTCAGGATAGTGGAACCATTGCGAAAGCCTGGAATTTTGGTCTGCGGTTCGATTTGCGCCTCACCTTATACGTCATGACCCCCTTGCTGATCATAGCCCTGATCTGGCGGAATGGCTTTTTTACAAAAAACTGGATAAGGAGGCTTGTATTCAGCTACCTGTTTATCGTTTACTTCATCCTGGTATGGGTATACATCTTTGACCTGGGGCATTATGCGTACCTGAAGCTCAGGATTGAACCATCTGTAATGCGCTTCCTGTCTGACGGGGAGCGGGGAGATAATGCTACCATGCTCTGGGAGACCTATCCCATAGTAAGGGTCGTGATTGCCGTTGGCCTCTTTATGTGGCTGATGGGCCGTCAGTTCAAAGGTTTGTACCGCCGCCTTTCCAAAGAACCGGCTGTTTACCTGAAGGCTGGCACTTACACCAGCTGGACAGCAAGCATTGTGCTCCTGTTTGCTGCCGGTATCTATGGCAATGTAGCTTACTTTCCCCTGCGCTGGAGCCAGGCGATGTTTAGCAGAGACAATGGTATCACCAGCCTGGGATTGAACCCGATCTTATACTATGTATCGAACCTGAGTGTACAGGCTGACACCTTTGACGAACAAAAGACGAAGGAATTATACCCGACAATTGTGGATTACCTGGGTATTGACCACCCGGATGTGAATACCCTGAACTTTGAGCGGCAGATTCCCGGATCGGACGAGAAGAAGAAAATGAACGTGGTGCTGGTGATGCTGGAATCAACAGGAGCCTGTATCACCAGTATGTATGGCAACCCCATGCAGGCTACACCGAATATGAAGGCCCTGGCAGACAGCGGGATCCTCTTTAAACATTTCTATGTGCCGGCTATCAGCACTGCCCGTACGGTATATGGTGTGACAACGGGGGTACCTGATGTAACGGTGACCCAGACAGCCAGCCGTCATCCACGGATGGTAGACCAGCGGGTGATCATGGACCAGTTTACTGGTTACGAAAAGTATTATTTCCTGGGTGGGAATACGAACTGGGCAAATGTACGTGCCGTATTTACCAATAATGTGGCAGGTGTAAAAGTATATGAAGAAGGAATGTACAGCGCACCCAAGGCAGATGTATGGGGGATTGCTGACTATGACCTGGTGAACGAAGCCGATAAATTGTTTAAAAACGCCAATGACAGAAAGAAGCCATTCATTGCTTTCCTGCAACTGGCTGATAATCATCCACCATATACAACAACCAGTGGCGGTGGCGGATTTAAAAAGGTGACTGAGCAGGATATTGACATGGCGAAGTTCAAAGATGCCGGTTTTGTATCTATTGATCAGTTCAATGCGCTCCGCTATGAAGATTACAATGTGGGCCACCTGATAGACCAGGCACGGAAAAACGGCTACCTGGACAATACTATTTTTATCATGTTCGGTGACCATAACTGTAACCTGAACCCTTACCACTTTATGCCGGTACCTGAATATGAACTGGGAAGTGGTGGGGTGCATGCGACCTGCTTTATTTATGCGCCGGGTGCTGTGCAGCCAGGGGTGATTAATTACCCGGTGAGCCTGGTGGATGTATATCCAACTATGGCAAAGCTGGTAGGTATGCCGGTGAAGAACTATACCATGGGCAGGGATATGCTGGATTCTACGATCCGCACCCGTTATACGCTGAGTGTGTATTCCAAAAACCTGATGACGCACATGGCCATCATCGGGGATCAATACCAGTACGAGATAAATATGAAGACCGGGGATCCGGCGCTATATGACCTGAAGGCGAAAGATCCGCTTAAAAATGTGGTGAAGGAGCTGCCGGATACGGCAAAAGGGCTGGACAGGCTGGCAAAGGCGATGTATGAGAGTACGAGGTATTTAATGTTTAACAACAAGAAAATAAACGCAAAATAG
- a CDS encoding class I SAM-dependent methyltransferase yields MAGDSLLYYHIRLAFAKQTPTGYLVSCTPDMVIEAYNDTDVEVQKQWFKDWFNSPYYHLLYSNRDNKEAASFIDKLLEYLQPPASATMLDVACGRGRHSRYLADKGYFVTGIDLSINSINIAKKLENDHLSFFQHDMRLPFRVNYFDLVFNFFTSFGYFESQRENDNALRTLKNALKPGGKLVLDYLNSTYVADHLVGSEVKEKGDVVFDIQRELADGHFHKQMNILDRARLQRVTFTESVCAYTLADFEEMFARQGLQITEAFGDYHFNAYNEQLSPRLIIIATKP; encoded by the coding sequence ATGGCAGGGGATTCCCTGCTGTATTATCATATCCGGTTGGCGTTTGCAAAGCAAACACCAACCGGATATTTAGTATCTTGCACTCCCGATATGGTAATAGAAGCATATAACGATACGGACGTGGAAGTACAAAAACAGTGGTTCAAAGATTGGTTCAATTCTCCCTATTATCACCTGCTGTACAGCAACAGGGATAATAAAGAAGCTGCCTCATTTATCGATAAGTTGCTGGAATACCTGCAACCACCTGCCAGCGCCACCATGCTGGATGTAGCCTGCGGCCGTGGCCGTCATTCCCGCTACCTTGCGGACAAGGGTTACTTCGTTACAGGTATCGACCTGTCTATTAACAGTATCAATATTGCCAAAAAACTGGAAAACGATCACCTGAGCTTTTTCCAGCACGATATGCGCCTCCCGTTCCGGGTCAATTACTTCGACCTGGTATTCAATTTCTTCACCAGTTTTGGCTATTTCGAGTCTCAAAGGGAAAACGACAATGCGCTCCGTACCCTGAAGAACGCCCTTAAACCGGGAGGGAAACTGGTCCTGGACTACCTGAACAGTACTTACGTAGCTGATCACCTGGTAGGCAGCGAAGTAAAGGAAAAGGGGGATGTGGTTTTCGACATACAGCGTGAGCTGGCAGATGGCCACTTCCACAAGCAGATGAATATCCTGGATCGTGCCCGCCTGCAGCGTGTGACCTTTACAGAAAGTGTATGCGCTTATACTTTGGCTGACTTCGAGGAAATGTTCGCCCGTCAGGGTTTACAGATAACTGAGGCTTTTGGTGACTATCACTTCAATGCTTACAATGAGCAATTATCACCCAGACTGATCATTATTGCTACAAAACCTTAG
- a CDS encoding phosphatase PAP2 family protein, whose translation MKQALLHLDHQLFNLINGQWHTPWTDAFIPMLREPFMWAPLYLFLVVFVTINFGWRGFWWIAFFLLTFGLADQSSLHIKDFFDRVRPCRNPDLAGTVRILVSYCPQSGSFTSNHAANHFALGTFCFLTFRHINKWFASLFFVWAIAICYAQVYVGVHYPFDVTGGAILGIFLGFMSGSFFQRRIRLEPELTT comes from the coding sequence ATGAAACAAGCATTGCTTCACCTGGACCATCAGTTATTCAACCTGATCAATGGTCAATGGCACACGCCATGGACGGATGCCTTCATTCCCATGCTAAGGGAGCCTTTTATGTGGGCACCATTATATCTCTTCCTGGTAGTATTTGTTACGATCAATTTTGGCTGGAGGGGATTCTGGTGGATTGCATTTTTCCTGCTCACTTTTGGTCTTGCTGACCAGAGCAGCCTGCACATCAAGGACTTTTTTGACAGGGTAAGGCCTTGCCGGAACCCTGATCTGGCAGGAACGGTACGGATCCTGGTGAGTTATTGTCCACAGAGCGGCAGTTTTACTTCCAATCACGCAGCCAATCATTTTGCGCTGGGTACTTTTTGCTTTTTAACTTTTCGCCATATCAACAAATGGTTTGCTTCCCTGTTTTTCGTTTGGGCCATTGCGATCTGCTATGCCCAGGTATATGTAGGGGTACATTATCCGTTTGATGTGACTGGCGGTGCCATACTAGGGATATTTTTAGGATTTATGAGCGGTAGCTTTTTCCAGCGCCGTATCCGACTGGAACCTGAACTAACAACATGA
- a CDS encoding ZIP family metal transporter, producing MNWALLIIIFAATVGGGIIPMVVRKANPNLPIYLLAMSGACLFGITILHLVPEVYHELGHQAGIYIVAGFFLQVALQQLSHGAEHGHTHLPQGDHDHVAITPLLLGLSVHAFMEGIPLGFQFADPAALSSLVIGVAAHKLPEAMTLITVMVHSHQRGAKLWRILLIFSAVTPAAAILAAVLGSHSVYITNIIVYLVALVIGAFLHISTTIFYESGTRHHELSKRKVLAIMAGLLLAFLTLIFE from the coding sequence ATGAACTGGGCTTTATTAATCATCATATTTGCCGCTACAGTGGGTGGTGGTATTATTCCGATGGTGGTCAGGAAGGCAAATCCCAACCTGCCCATTTACCTGCTGGCCATGTCCGGTGCCTGTCTTTTTGGTATCACCATTCTGCACCTGGTGCCGGAGGTGTATCATGAGCTGGGGCACCAGGCAGGTATATATATAGTAGCCGGCTTTTTCCTCCAGGTGGCATTGCAGCAATTATCACATGGAGCAGAGCATGGGCATACCCATTTGCCACAGGGGGATCACGATCATGTAGCTATTACCCCGCTGCTGCTGGGGCTTTCCGTACATGCCTTTATGGAGGGGATTCCACTGGGCTTCCAGTTTGCAGACCCTGCAGCCCTGTCTTCGCTGGTGATAGGGGTAGCTGCGCATAAGCTGCCGGAGGCTATGACTTTGATCACGGTTATGGTGCATAGTCATCAGCGCGGCGCCAAACTTTGGCGTATTCTTCTTATCTTTTCGGCTGTCACTCCGGCCGCCGCTATACTGGCAGCCGTTTTGGGTAGTCACTCCGTGTATATCACAAACATTATCGTTTACCTGGTAGCGTTGGTGATCGGAGCGTTTTTACATATATCCACTACCATTTTCTACGAGAGTGGCACCCGTCATCATGAATTGAGCAAGCGCAAGGTGTTGGCTATAATGGCAGGTCTTCTTTTAGCATTTCTTACTTTAATATTTGAATAA
- a CDS encoding hemolysin family protein: protein MEVVVIIFILILLNGLFSMAEIAMEYARKARLEYLANKGDEKAKAALQLANNQDRFLSTVQVGITLTSIAIGLLSGIFLRATLVDIISKSPLLSPYSNGIAITIIVVVVSYVTLVLGELLPKRLGMARPEGIAKSVARPMILLSRITYPFIWLLGTSTSLLVKILNVKPSDNNLTEEEIKALITESDAIEETEQEIIERVFHLGDRNITSLMTHRTDIEWLDIHDNKEVVRKKIFDSPHSVYPVCEGQVDHIVGIIKIKDLYMAAASNNYSLNTILRKPLFVPENNSAYQVLEKFKETQSRAAFIVDEYGTFLGMITLNDILEAIVGDMPETGQEDDWEIVQREDGSYLVDAQIPFYDFLSKFDKEGWMTDFEQEFDTMAGFILHHQEHIPKVGEKFEWRGFTIEIVDMDAHRIDKVLVVAPSPEVEEG from the coding sequence ATGGAAGTCGTCGTCATTATCTTCATCCTTATTTTACTGAACGGTCTCTTCTCCATGGCTGAAATCGCCATGGAATATGCGAGGAAGGCCAGGCTGGAATACCTTGCCAATAAAGGGGATGAAAAAGCAAAAGCAGCATTACAGCTTGCAAACAATCAGGACAGGTTTCTGTCCACAGTACAGGTAGGCATTACCCTGACAAGTATTGCCATTGGACTTCTATCCGGTATATTCCTCAGAGCGACACTCGTCGACATTATCTCTAAATCACCTTTGCTTAGCCCATACAGTAATGGCATTGCCATTACCATCATCGTGGTGGTAGTGAGTTATGTAACGCTGGTACTGGGAGAGCTGCTGCCTAAAAGGCTGGGTATGGCGCGTCCGGAAGGGATTGCCAAGAGTGTGGCGAGGCCCATGATCCTGTTGTCCAGAATTACATATCCTTTTATCTGGCTGCTTGGTACTTCTACCAGTCTGCTGGTTAAGATTCTGAATGTAAAGCCATCAGACAATAATCTCACTGAAGAAGAGATTAAAGCCCTGATCACAGAATCAGATGCGATAGAAGAAACTGAGCAGGAGATCATTGAGCGTGTATTTCACCTTGGTGACAGGAATATAACCTCACTCATGACCCACCGGACAGACATTGAATGGCTGGATATACATGATAATAAAGAGGTTGTGAGGAAGAAGATCTTTGATAGCCCCCACTCCGTGTACCCCGTATGCGAAGGACAGGTAGATCATATAGTAGGGATCATTAAGATTAAGGATCTCTACATGGCTGCCGCTTCCAACAATTATTCCCTGAACACAATTCTGAGAAAGCCCCTGTTTGTTCCTGAGAACAACTCTGCTTACCAGGTATTGGAGAAATTTAAGGAAACCCAAAGCCGTGCTGCTTTTATCGTAGATGAATACGGTACATTCCTGGGGATGATCACCCTGAACGATATCCTTGAGGCGATCGTGGGCGACATGCCGGAAACGGGCCAGGAAGATGACTGGGAAATTGTACAGCGTGAAGATGGCAGTTACCTGGTAGATGCCCAGATCCCGTTCTACGACTTCCTCAGCAAGTTTGACAAGGAGGGCTGGATGACGGATTTCGAGCAGGAATTTGATACTATGGCCGGCTTTATCCTGCACCACCAGGAACACATCCCTAAAGTGGGAGAGAAGTTCGAGTGGAGAGGATTTACCATCGAAATAGTTGACATGGATGCCCACAGGATTGATAAAGTACTGGTAGTAGCCCCATCTCCGGAAGTGGAGGAAGGGTGA